TGGAACAATTCATTAAAACTGTATTAGCATGTGCTGTAGGCTGAGAAATAGCAGAAGACACATGGAAATCTTTTAACCACACCGGTTGTGTTTTAAGCCTGGTAGATTGTCTTATATTTACAGAAGGAACTGTAGAAGGAATGGGATATGTTTCAGGAGGATAATTTGTGTGAAGAAAAGAAGATGGTGATGTAGAAAAATCAGAAGCAACTACATCATTAAGTTGTAAAGAATTAGAATCATCAGAGGTAGAGGATGAAGAGGTGTCATTAGTGGTATAATCAACCACAGAGTTGAAAAAATCAAGAGTATCCAAAGGAGTACATAAATCATGACAAATATCAGTGGGAGTAACATTGAGTGATTCATCAAAACCAAAAGTAGCCGTGGAGAAAGGGAAAATGTCCTCGAAAAATTCAACATGTCTAGAAACATGAAAGGTCTTGGTAGAAATATCAAATAACTTGTATCCTTTCTGAAGTAAAGGATAACCTAGAAAAACTGTTTTAATGGCCCTAGGTGCTAATTTGTCGGAATCATGCTGAGACATATAGGCCAAACAACCAAAAGATCTCAAGCTATCGTAGGAAGGAGGTTTATGAAAAAGCTTTTCATAGGGACTAACATTGCCTAATACAGGAGAAGGAAGTCGATTCAAAAGGTATGTTGAAGTCAATAAACAATCCCCCCAAAAAACCTTAGGCAGAGAAGACTGAAATTGTAAAGCTCTTGTCATTTCTAACAGGGTTCTATGTCTTCTTTCAACCCTCCCATTCTGCTAAGGAGTATAGGGACAAGTGGTTTGATGAAAAACTCCATGAGCAGTTAAAAAAGAAGAAAgttcagaatttttaaattccCCACCATTATCACTTCTAAGACATTTAATAGTAGTATTGAATTGATTTGAGACATAAGCAAAGAAATCTTGCAAAGATTTAGTAGCATGTTGTTTGGTAGGAAGAAGAATTGTCCAAATTGCTCTACTATTATCATCAACAATAATGAGAAAATATTTACATCCATCAGTAGTAGGTGTCCTATAAGGACCCCATACATCACAGTGTATCAAATCAAAAGGAGCAGAAACACAAGAAAGACTAGATGGAAATGGCAGTTTACATTGTTTAGCCAAATGACAAACATCACAGCAGATAGGTTCTATATCAGAAGTAGCTATAACTGgaatttttctcaaaacagaaaCAGAAACATGCCCTAATCTTTTGTGCCAAAGTTGAGAAGTAGCTTTGGTAACAGTAAAAATATGAGATGGAGAATAATGAGTTGAAGAAATGAGCTGAGAAGTTTGTGAACCATCTGTGATGTCAGGAGGAGTGTTGTCAAGTTGATATAATCCATCTATGAGTTTACCAAGGATCCAACCCTTGGTCTGGTGTTGGTCCTGCATAATACACTCATTAGAAGAAAAATGAATGTTTGAATGAATATCAGTAGATAATTTGCTGATAGAcaacaaattaaaattaaaagaaGGAATATGGAGGACTTCATTGACAACACAAGGGATAGGATGAATGATTACTGAACCTATTTGAGTAACAGTAGCATTGTGACCATTTGGAAATGTAACAGTTATAGGACTTTGCAACAATTGTAAATTATGCATCTGGTCTATGTTGCAACACATGTGATTTGTTGCACCAGTGTCTAAAACCCAAGTATTACTGGAGATATTGGAAGCAGTCATGAGAGAGAAGGCAGTACCTGCAAAATTAGTTCCAAACTGAAAAGGAGAACTTGTTTTTGAAACTGCTTCAACATGTTTCATAGATGGTCCAGAATTAGCAAGTTTTTCTTGATTAGCAAGCTTCAACAGAGTGTTCATTTGATTCTGAAGAAGTTCCATTTGATTAGTGATGCTGGATGAGTGCTGAGTGTTGGAATTATCAACACTTGTGACCTGCATAGCTTGGGGAGTAGAAACTGAATGACCAAAATTCTTACTAAATGGCCTTTTCTTGCCTCTATTGTTAGGATGAAAATCATGATCAGCAGGGTAACCAACAAGCTTATAGCATCTTTCTTTGGTATGATTTTTACTATGGCAATAAGTGCATTCTAAAGCAGGTCTGTCAGTTTGTCTATGTGACCGAGAAGCTGGATTTTTAGACAAGTTAACCATCATGGCAAGTGGAGTTCCAGTATTATGATGAATCTGCCTTTGTTTTTCTTCTTGTTTAAGAAGCATGTAAGCTTGATTCAAAGAAGGCCAAGGATTCATCATTAACAGATGACCACGAGCTGCAGTGTAACTACTGTGCAATCCCATTAAGAACTGAATTAACCTGGTTTTCTCAATTTGAGCCTCCCACTCCTTACTAGCACCACAAGTACATCTGATTATAGGTTCTAAAGCCTTAAGTTCATCCCAAAAACCTTTGAGCTTGTGAAAGTAAATTTCAACAGAATCATTCCC
This sequence is a window from Apium graveolens cultivar Ventura chromosome 9, ASM990537v1, whole genome shotgun sequence. Protein-coding genes within it:
- the LOC141684864 gene encoding uncharacterized protein LOC141684864, which gives rise to MLKETRLNYSYVNAVTGFNTSSPSPMANSTIRSGNVTQTSNTSDDIDTSSDTQNLSIDNNFHPLYLHNNDQPRMILISKKLLGSENYSSWKRSIQIALSAKNKLVIVTGEFLSPSEKSTLYAHWRRVNDMVITWILNTVFDEISNSMNYMDSASDVWNELSERFSVVSGHKIYEVQKDLFKLEQGNDSVEIYFHKLKGFWDELKALEPIIRCTCGASKEWEAQIEKTRLIQFLMGLHSSYTAARGHLLMMNPWPSLNQAYMLLKQEEKQRQIHHNTGTPLAMMVNLSKNPASRSHRQTDRPALECTYCHSKNHTKERCYKLVGYPADHDFHPNNRGKKRPFSKNFGHSVSTPQAMQVTSVDNSNTQHSSSITNQMELLQNQMNTLLKLANQEKLANSGPSMKHVEAVSKTSSPFQFGTNFAGPTPDQGLDPW